Proteins encoded in a region of the Cetobacterium ceti genome:
- a CDS encoding translocation/assembly module TamB domain-containing protein, protein MEFFKKHKKLIAIIIPLFILWGIYYNVKNNLPIVVEKILKIALGPEISSTSITFPKFGEIDIKNAKLVDKGKLIVDAPEIKILYSKKSLKDFSLEAIDVYNPYVVIERKDADLNIADAFSSDKKDNKDDKKAGTNVPIGIIRVFNGDVLYRDLSYSRPIEKLVHNIDGYVSFNKKLGIKLEYSGDIEKKQYFKYSFNNYKKEYSMNIFLKDVNLDDKLLQFAYDDKDLENVKGIVNLDLTIDSDGLYGKGDFSNGGVTYKDLDYRVTNIDGKVAFLGDKIDLKSTYDIFGSKGKFNVNYSEEKGVDVDFILNNLKYSDLEKYKLLRELKLPLNFLKFKNVLINLNYNKKKEFSVNIDFNCDPLKFTGGKVQNIKGKFIYKNDKIYLNGINFNVIYKNKFIDYNRTFILNSELIPKDEGLDFIVDSQLGKFKGEFSKEKQKVKIYSQNKNVFQMDLKSGNINIEKLRLKNFIENYSLNISGEKIKNDINIKNLELRDEDSEILGSGFYNLENKNYEIDYIGKNINSERLKFLKNINFSGNTFGKIKGEKDKFILENQLEDFSGSFEEIKIKNLRTYTLIKNEEKLLGDFQGTIEKISYGKYHLDGIRFGGQYKNKIISIVNLNNQILSLKGNVNLNTMDVNGQYSLNNITEEKFNLKNIKFNLKNVDGNISGKINNPTVTLGLKNGEIYTNSGKNINLYGNLLLKDKVIKTDKFYINESFIEGKYNLENKIGDWKIQLFEENLPKYFSKELINFRVLGRIVGKIDNTHIKTYGMVTIDSGFYKENKLPKIKSEIQYESKNYSDGNIKFKYINIYNDEMKKLLNITGLINLKENKLDFILNKQKLDLKDIEEYTKSKEIKGSINLQGELKGPFDKIKYKAYIKDGKIQVGDIIFDKLETFISGDKENLKLNYFKFNYLGNFLTSSGDFNIDNKKYNFTLKSNKIDLSFLEIFLKKYHLGKINGIANLNLTLTENSNKGYLEINNFNLTNEKYGVYLSNLNIKGELAGKFLKLSKFEGSLNKGKVSAEGYLTIPSINKIETDPDIWTNLDYYIGLKLDKVHYKYEDYFDLTLSTNLKTRENKLYGDITINNGLVKGIPYGNKSLIKIIWEFIYDKTKALITKSKDLGKDFEIKSEIETKLQLDIGFNIEKGIKLDIDQLNPVVQGVQGTIFGSGFLRGKDNKLNLTGEVDWKNGQFTLGNNQFDISRALVLFSNKEEYIPDVNPTIIFEANTLTDTGRIEVSVLGTLKNLTMNVRSNQGVSSSNLSALITGNNIQSETTATAFIMKSIIDSQISDMLLRPISTTVKDVFHISKFRLVSNIVNLNNNQDDNNDKGNNFGFGAYLEAENPIYKQEYFWIAKVAVAQSTQESARDKENNQATVNDYDLKVERRFPSGWSWGIGVAQLPRDSTITEERTGKLNYYIDFKFERKYNSLVDIFKRE, encoded by the coding sequence ATGGAATTTTTTAAGAAGCATAAAAAATTAATAGCTATAATAATCCCCCTTTTTATATTATGGGGGATTTACTATAATGTAAAAAATAATTTACCTATAGTGGTAGAAAAAATATTGAAAATAGCCTTAGGGCCAGAAATATCTAGTACAAGTATAACTTTTCCAAAATTTGGAGAAATAGATATAAAAAATGCTAAATTAGTCGATAAGGGAAAACTTATTGTAGATGCTCCAGAAATAAAAATACTTTATTCTAAAAAGTCTTTAAAAGATTTTTCTTTAGAGGCGATAGATGTGTATAATCCCTATGTTGTTATTGAAAGAAAAGATGCAGATTTAAATATAGCAGATGCTTTTAGTAGTGATAAAAAAGATAATAAAGATGATAAAAAGGCAGGAACAAATGTTCCCATAGGAATTATAAGAGTATTTAATGGAGATGTTTTATATAGAGATTTATCCTATAGTAGACCAATTGAAAAATTAGTTCATAATATAGATGGATATGTTTCCTTTAATAAAAAATTAGGGATAAAATTAGAATATAGTGGAGATATTGAAAAAAAACAATATTTTAAATATTCTTTCAATAACTATAAAAAAGAGTATTCAATGAATATTTTTTTAAAAGATGTAAATTTAGATGATAAACTTTTACAATTTGCCTATGACGATAAGGATTTAGAAAATGTAAAAGGAATTGTAAATTTAGATTTAACAATAGATAGTGATGGACTTTATGGAAAAGGAGATTTCTCTAATGGTGGAGTAACATATAAAGATTTAGATTATAGAGTGACTAATATAGATGGAAAAGTTGCTTTTTTAGGAGATAAAATTGATTTAAAATCAACCTATGATATTTTCGGAAGTAAGGGTAAGTTTAATGTAAATTATAGTGAAGAAAAAGGTGTAGATGTAGATTTTATACTTAATAATTTAAAATATTCAGATTTGGAAAAATATAAACTTTTGAGAGAATTGAAATTACCATTAAATTTTTTAAAATTTAAAAATGTTTTGATAAATTTAAATTATAATAAGAAAAAAGAATTTAGCGTAAATATAGATTTTAATTGTGACCCTTTAAAATTTACAGGGGGAAAGGTTCAAAATATTAAGGGAAAATTTATCTATAAAAATGATAAAATTTATTTAAATGGAATAAATTTCAATGTTATTTATAAAAATAAATTTATAGATTATAATAGAACTTTTATATTAAATAGTGAATTAATACCTAAGGATGAGGGATTAGATTTTATTGTTGATTCTCAATTGGGTAAATTCAAAGGTGAATTTAGTAAAGAAAAACAAAAAGTAAAAATATATTCTCAAAATAAAAATGTTTTTCAAATGGATCTTAAAAGTGGCAATATAAATATTGAAAAATTAAGATTAAAAAATTTCATTGAAAATTATTCTTTAAATATTTCTGGAGAAAAAATAAAAAATGATATAAATATAAAAAATTTAGAATTAAGAGATGAAGATTCAGAAATATTAGGAAGTGGGTTTTATAATTTAGAAAATAAAAATTATGAAATAGATTATATTGGAAAAAATATAAATAGTGAAAGATTAAAATTTTTAAAAAATATAAATTTTTCAGGAAATACTTTTGGAAAAATTAAAGGAGAAAAAGATAAATTTATTTTAGAAAATCAATTGGAAGATTTTAGTGGTTCTTTTGAAGAAATTAAGATAAAAAATTTAAGGACATATACTTTAATAAAAAATGAGGAAAAATTATTGGGAGATTTTCAAGGAACTATTGAAAAGATTTCCTATGGGAAATATCATTTAGATGGGATTCGTTTTGGAGGACAATATAAAAATAAAATTATTTCCATTGTAAATTTAAATAATCAAATATTATCTTTAAAAGGAAATGTAAATTTAAATACAATGGATGTCAATGGACAATATTCTTTAAATAATATAACAGAAGAAAAATTTAATTTAAAAAATATAAAATTTAATTTAAAAAATGTAGATGGAAATATATCTGGGAAAATAAATAATCCAACAGTAACTTTAGGATTAAAAAATGGGGAAATTTATACCAATAGTGGAAAAAATATAAATCTTTATGGAAATTTATTATTAAAAGATAAAGTTATTAAAACAGATAAATTTTATATAAATGAAAGTTTTATTGAGGGTAAATATAATTTAGAAAATAAAATAGGAGATTGGAAAATTCAATTATTTGAAGAAAATTTACCTAAATATTTTTCAAAAGAGCTTATAAATTTTAGAGTTTTAGGAAGAATTGTTGGTAAAATAGATAATACGCATATTAAAACTTATGGAATGGTAACTATAGATAGTGGATTTTATAAGGAAAATAAGTTACCTAAAATAAAAAGTGAAATTCAATATGAAAGTAAAAATTATAGTGATGGAAATATTAAATTTAAATATATAAATATTTATAATGATGAAATGAAAAAATTACTAAATATTACTGGATTAATTAATTTAAAAGAAAATAAATTAGATTTTATCTTAAATAAACAGAAATTAGATTTAAAAGATATTGAAGAATACACAAAATCTAAAGAGATAAAAGGAAGTATAAATCTTCAAGGGGAATTAAAAGGACCATTTGATAAAATCAAATATAAAGCCTATATAAAAGATGGAAAAATTCAAGTGGGGGATATTATTTTTGATAAATTAGAAACATTTATATCTGGAGATAAAGAAAATTTAAAGTTAAATTATTTTAAATTTAACTATTTAGGAAATTTTTTAACTTCTTCAGGAGATTTTAATATAGATAATAAAAAATATAACTTCACTTTAAAATCAAATAAAATAGATTTAAGTTTTTTAGAAATATTTTTAAAAAAATATCATTTAGGGAAAATAAATGGTATAGCAAATTTAAACTTAACTTTAACAGAAAATAGTAATAAAGGTTATTTAGAGATAAATAATTTCAATTTAACTAATGAAAAATATGGAGTATATTTAAGTAATTTAAATATAAAGGGAGAATTAGCGGGAAAATTTTTAAAACTTTCTAAATTTGAAGGAAGTCTAAATAAAGGGAAAGTTTCAGCTGAAGGATATTTAACAATTCCTAGTATAAATAAAATTGAAACTGATCCAGATATTTGGACAAATTTAGATTATTATATAGGTCTTAAGTTAGATAAGGTACATTATAAATATGAAGATTATTTTGATCTAACTTTAAGTACAAACTTAAAAACTAGAGAAAATAAACTTTATGGAGATATAACTATAAATAATGGACTTGTAAAAGGAATTCCCTATGGAAATAAAAGTTTAATTAAAATAATATGGGAATTTATTTATGATAAAACAAAGGCTCTTATAACTAAAAGTAAAGATTTAGGAAAAGATTTTGAAATAAAAAGTGAAATTGAAACGAAATTACAGTTAGATATAGGATTTAATATTGAAAAGGGGATAAAATTAGATATAGATCAATTAAACCCTGTTGTTCAAGGAGTTCAAGGAACTATTTTTGGTTCAGGTTTCTTAAGAGGAAAGGATAATAAACTTAATTTAACAGGAGAAGTAGATTGGAAAAATGGACAATTTACCCTTGGAAATAATCAATTTGATATAAGTAGAGCATTGGTATTATTTTCAAATAAAGAGGAGTATATTCCAGATGTTAATCCTACAATAATTTTTGAAGCTAACACATTAACAGATACAGGAAGAATAGAGGTTTCTGTACTGGGAACTCTTAAAAATTTAACTATGAATGTTAGAAGTAATCAAGGAGTTAGTAGTAGTAATTTAAGTGCTTTAATTACAGGAAATAATATTCAATCGGAAACTACAGCTACAGCATTTATTATGAAATCTATAATAGATAGTCAAATATCAGATATGTTATTAAGACCAATATCAACAACAGTAAAAGATGTATTTCATATTTCAAAATTTAGACTTGTATCAAATATTGTGAACTTAAATAATAATCAAGATGATAATAATGACAAAGGGAATAATTTTGGTTTTGGAGCATATTTAGAAGCAGAAAATCCAATATATAAACAAGAATATTTTTGGATTGCAAAGGTTGCAGTTGCCCAATCAACTCAAGAAAGTGCAAGGGATAAGGAAAATAACCAAGCTACAGTAAATGACTATGATCTTAAAGTTGAAAGAAGGTTTCCTTCAGGTTGGTCATGGGGAATAGGAGTAGCACAATTACCAAGAGATTCAACTATAACAGAGGAAAGAACAGGAAAATTAAATTATTATATTGATTTTAAGTTTGAAAGAAAATATAATAGTCTAGTAGATATCTTCAAAAGAGAGTAA
- a CDS encoding BamA/OMP85 family outer membrane protein codes for MKKYLVSLLVFVMSLVSYGATTGYLVKAIDVVNTREIPTEVILGKMTSKVGQNFSTENLLKDYNGIKKADYVENVTIYPKVYDGGIKLTVEIQEKPDAKKLLEKEGIIPLSEREKVDTSLVVSSVEVVGNTYIPMSELSEKIPVKVGAYFSKNKIVEGQRNLLETGYFRSVEPEVYNYPSGVVVVYNLIENPVITGVNIIGNTIYSTDELMKLIKTQPGKVLNINTLRQDKDAILGKYNENGYVLAEIVDIGLNQGNQLEIILNEGVIRDVKFQKMVTKQKGGRRKATDNQLKTRDYVIAREVEVKPDQVFNINAYDETVKNLMRLGYFKNVKYEVKDIPGDPDGKELVLLLDEDRTATLQGAISYGSEVGLLGMLSIKDINWQGRGQDLGFTFEKSDRDYTSFSIDFYDPWIRGTDRISWGWSAYKTEYENDDSVLFNKIDTYGAKLTVGKGLSKYLRFNVGTKLEHVTEERNDDSQWANFLKENGYGKKADYMLWSIYPSLVYDSRNNYWNPTAGDYAKYQVEMGYASGEYSEGFANTTLELRKYHRGFFKKNTFAYRAVFGIMTDSTPESQRFWVGGGSTLRGYDSGYFQGTQKVVGTIENRTQINDILGFVVFSDFGRAWDYRGKDPGYLSENRDAQFPTGIATTAGVGLRLNTPIGPLRFDFGWPVGGDRDESGMKFYFNMGQSF; via the coding sequence ATGAAAAAATATTTAGTTTCACTCCTAGTGTTTGTTATGTCACTTGTGTCCTATGGAGCTACAACGGGATATCTAGTAAAAGCAATTGATGTAGTAAATACTAGAGAGATTCCTACTGAGGTTATTTTAGGAAAAATGACTTCAAAAGTAGGACAAAACTTTTCCACAGAAAATTTACTTAAGGATTATAATGGCATAAAAAAAGCAGATTATGTTGAAAATGTGACTATTTATCCAAAAGTATATGACGGTGGAATAAAATTAACTGTAGAAATACAGGAAAAACCAGATGCAAAAAAACTTTTAGAAAAAGAGGGAATTATTCCACTTTCTGAAAGAGAAAAAGTTGATACATCCTTAGTTGTATCATCGGTAGAAGTTGTAGGGAATACTTATATTCCAATGAGTGAACTTTCTGAAAAAATTCCAGTAAAAGTTGGAGCTTATTTTTCTAAAAATAAAATAGTAGAAGGGCAAAGAAATTTACTTGAAACAGGATATTTTAGAAGTGTTGAGCCAGAAGTATATAATTATCCTTCAGGGGTTGTAGTAGTATATAATTTAATAGAAAATCCTGTTATTACAGGGGTTAATATTATAGGAAACACTATATATTCTACAGATGAATTGATGAAACTTATAAAAACTCAACCTGGAAAAGTTTTAAATATCAATACTCTTAGACAGGATAAAGACGCAATTTTAGGAAAATATAATGAAAATGGTTATGTTTTAGCAGAAATTGTAGATATTGGGTTAAATCAAGGAAATCAATTGGAAATAATTTTAAATGAAGGGGTTATTAGAGATGTTAAGTTCCAAAAAATGGTAACTAAACAAAAAGGTGGTAGAAGAAAAGCCACTGATAACCAGCTTAAAACAAGAGATTATGTAATTGCAAGGGAAGTAGAAGTTAAACCTGATCAAGTATTTAATATTAATGCTTATGATGAAACAGTTAAAAATTTAATGAGACTTGGATATTTTAAAAATGTTAAATATGAAGTTAAAGATATCCCAGGAGATCCTGATGGAAAAGAATTAGTTTTATTATTAGATGAAGATAGAACTGCAACTTTACAAGGGGCTATATCATATGGTTCTGAAGTTGGTCTTTTAGGAATGTTATCTATTAAAGATATTAACTGGCAAGGTAGAGGACAGGACTTAGGATTTACATTTGAAAAATCAGATAGAGATTACACAAGTTTCTCAATAGACTTCTATGATCCATGGATTAGAGGAACAGATAGAATTTCATGGGGATGGAGTGCTTATAAAACTGAGTACGAAAATGATGATAGCGTATTATTTAATAAAATAGATACATACGGAGCTAAATTAACAGTTGGTAAAGGACTAAGTAAATATTTAAGATTTAATGTTGGAACTAAATTAGAGCATGTGACAGAGGAAAGAAATGATGATTCTCAATGGGCAAATTTCTTAAAAGAAAATGGATATGGGAAAAAAGCAGATTATATGCTATGGAGTATTTATCCATCTTTAGTTTATGACTCAAGAAATAACTATTGGAATCCTACAGCAGGAGATTATGCAAAATATCAAGTTGAAATGGGATATGCAAGTGGAGAATATTCAGAAGGATTTGCTAATACAACACTTGAATTAAGAAAATATCATAGAGGATTCTTTAAAAAGAATACTTTTGCCTATAGAGCAGTATTTGGTATTATGACAGATAGTACACCTGAATCACAAAGATTCTGGGTAGGTGGAGGAAGTACACTTAGAGGATATGACTCAGGATATTTCCAAGGAACTCAAAAAGTTGTTGGAACTATTGAAAACAGAACTCAAATAAATGATATTTTAGGATTTGTAGTATTTAGTGATTTTGGTAGAGCTTGGGATTACAGAGGTAAAGACCCAGGATATTTAAGTGAAAATAGAGATGCACAATTCCCAACAGGAATAGCTACAACAGCTGGAGTAGGATTAAGACTTAATACTCCTATTGGACCATTAAGATTTGACTTTGGTTGGCCAGTTGGTGGAGATAGAGATGAAAGTGGTATGAAGTTCTACTTTAATATGGGACAATCATTCTAA
- a CDS encoding OmpH family outer membrane protein has protein sequence MKKISMLLLGLTVASSAFAMKVGYVNSQELFSNYTQTKIIQNNLNKQKSRLENEIKEKEVNLQKLQVELQAKGAQATEAQKKAFQNKVDEFQKLVRDSQTKLNREEMSRLQEIDRIMNGAIQNVAKKGGYEYVFEQGAMKFGGDNLTPKVLQVMEQTKKLK, from the coding sequence ATGAAAAAAATATCAATGTTATTACTAGGATTAACAGTTGCATCTTCAGCTTTTGCAATGAAAGTTGGATATGTAAATTCACAGGAATTATTTTCAAATTATACACAAACTAAGATAATTCAAAATAATTTAAATAAACAAAAATCAAGATTAGAAAATGAAATAAAAGAGAAGGAAGTTAATTTACAAAAACTTCAAGTGGAATTACAAGCTAAAGGAGCTCAAGCAACTGAAGCTCAGAAAAAAGCATTCCAAAATAAAGTTGATGAATTTCAAAAATTAGTAAGAGATTCTCAAACAAAATTAAATAGAGAAGAGATGTCAAGATTACAAGAAATCGATAGAATTATGAATGGAGCTATTCAAAATGTAGCTAAAAAAGGTGGATACGAATATGTATTCGAACAAGGAGCTATGAAATTTGGTGGAGACAACTTAACTCCAAAAGTATTACAAGTTATGGAGCAAACAAAAAAACTTAAGTAA
- the lpxD gene encoding UDP-3-O-(3-hydroxymyristoyl)glucosamine N-acyltransferase, with amino-acid sequence MSYKISDLANLLGCEIKGDLSLEVSGLAPFFQAQEDSLTFASDEKFLKKLNETKAIAVIVPDISLPEIGKTYLVVKENPRLLMPKLLGFFKRETKKMEKMIEDSATIGENCEIAPNVYIGHDVKIGNNVKIYPNVTISEGVEIGEGTVIYSNVTIREFVKIGRNCVFQPGAVIGSDGFGFIKVGGNNTKIDQIGSVVIEDEVEIGANTTVDRGAIGDTIIKKYTKIDNLVQIAHNDIIGENCLIISQVGIAGSVEVGNNTTLAGQVGVAGHLKIGSNVTVAAKSGIMGNVKDNQVMSGYPLVSHRDDLKIKATLRKLPEMAKKLKELEKKIMEK; translated from the coding sequence ATGTCATATAAGATAAGTGACTTAGCTAATCTTCTTGGTTGTGAGATTAAGGGAGATTTAAGTCTAGAAGTTTCTGGACTTGCTCCCTTTTTTCAAGCTCAAGAGGATAGTTTAACATTTGCATCTGATGAAAAATTCTTAAAAAAATTAAATGAAACAAAGGCTATTGCAGTAATAGTTCCAGATATTTCATTACCAGAAATTGGTAAAACATATTTAGTTGTAAAGGAAAATCCAAGATTATTAATGCCAAAACTTTTAGGATTCTTTAAAAGAGAAACTAAAAAAATGGAAAAAATGATTGAAGATTCTGCAACTATAGGAGAAAATTGTGAAATTGCACCTAATGTTTATATAGGTCATGATGTAAAAATTGGAAATAATGTAAAAATATATCCTAATGTAACTATTAGTGAAGGTGTAGAAATAGGTGAAGGAACAGTAATTTATTCTAATGTAACTATAAGAGAGTTTGTAAAAATTGGAAGAAATTGTGTGTTTCAACCTGGAGCTGTAATTGGTTCTGATGGATTTGGATTTATTAAAGTTGGTGGAAATAATACTAAGATAGATCAAATAGGATCAGTTGTAATAGAGGACGAAGTTGAAATTGGAGCAAATACAACTGTGGATAGGGGAGCTATTGGAGATACAATAATAAAAAAATATACTAAAATAGATAACCTAGTACAAATAGCTCATAATGATATAATTGGAGAAAATTGTTTAATTATATCTCAAGTTGGAATAGCTGGAAGTGTTGAAGTTGGAAATAATACTACATTAGCAGGGCAAGTTGGAGTAGCAGGGCATTTAAAAATAGGAAGTAATGTAACAGTTGCTGCTAAATCAGGAATTATGGGGAATGTGAAAGATAATCAAGTTATGTCTGGATACCCACTTGTATCTCATAGGGATGATTTGAAAATAAAGGCAACCTTAAGAAAATTACCAGAAATGGCTAAAAAATTAAAAGAGTTAGAAAAGAAAATAATGGAAAAATAA
- a CDS encoding TIGR03936 family radical SAM-associated protein: MKKRIYFDKFGEMRFISHLDTLRFMDRLLKKCHIPVKYSQGFHPRPKISLGNPVSLGTAAYNEVMDIVLDIPMTDEELRDKLNSSEVIGFRVNKVETVEDKSSITDIFINALFEVEGEKEDIDKLFDLLNQEAIVERKEKKGKVTERNLKERVIEFSREGNIVKMELVNISPNSFLTLADIKIEDVNIKKLGYKQI, encoded by the coding sequence ATGAAGAAGAGAATATATTTTGATAAGTTTGGGGAAATGAGATTTATATCCCATTTAGATACTTTGAGATTTATGGATAGACTTTTAAAAAAATGTCATATTCCAGTTAAATATAGTCAAGGGTTTCACCCAAGACCAAAAATTTCCTTAGGAAATCCAGTTTCCTTAGGAACAGCAGCGTACAATGAAGTTATGGATATAGTTTTAGATATTCCTATGACAGATGAAGAGTTAAGAGATAAATTAAATTCTAGTGAAGTAATAGGATTTAGAGTTAATAAAGTAGAAACAGTTGAAGATAAAAGCAGTATAACTGATATATTTATAAATGCTTTATTTGAAGTAGAGGGAGAAAAGGAAGATATTGATAAACTTTTTGATCTTTTAAATCAAGAGGCAATAGTAGAAAGAAAAGAAAAAAAAGGTAAAGTTACTGAAAGAAATCTTAAGGAAAGAGTAATTGAGTTTTCAAGAGAGGGAAATATTGTAAAAATGGAATTAGTAAATATTTCACCAAATTCTTTTTTAACTTTAGCAGATATTAAAATTGAAGATGTTAATATTAAAAAATTAGGATATAAACAAATATAA
- the serS gene encoding serine--tRNA ligase, with protein MLDLKFIRDNIEFLGEMLKNRNANVDLNEFVQLDGERREILTEVESLKNKRNVESAEVARRKKAGEDASEIIAEMGKVSARIKELDVKLAEVEEKLTYFQMIIPNVYDKSTPIGQSEDDNVEVRRWGTPREFTFEPKPHFEIGENLEILDFERGAKLGGSRFVVYRGEGARLERALINFMLDTHTREHGYTEHITPFIVNREICEGTGQLPKFEEDMYKTTDDMFLISTSEITLTNLHRKEILDEKDLPKYYTAYSPCFRREAGSYGRDLKGLVRLHQFNKVEMVKLATPETSYDELEKMVQNAETILQRLGLPYRVIQLCSGDIGFSAAKTYDLEVWVPSQNKYREISSCSNCEGFQARRMGLKYRPEGSSKSEFVHTLNGSGLAVGRTLLAIMENYQQEDGSFLIPEVLVPYMGGLNVIKK; from the coding sequence ATGTTAGATTTAAAATTTATACGTGATAATATTGAATTTTTAGGAGAGATGTTAAAAAATAGAAATGCAAACGTTGACCTAAATGAATTTGTACAATTAGATGGAGAAAGAAGAGAGATACTTACAGAAGTAGAATCTTTAAAAAACAAAAGAAACGTTGAATCTGCTGAAGTAGCAAGAAGAAAAAAAGCGGGAGAAGATGCTTCGGAAATAATTGCTGAAATGGGAAAAGTTTCTGCAAGAATTAAAGAACTAGATGTAAAATTAGCAGAGGTAGAGGAAAAATTAACTTATTTCCAAATGATAATACCAAATGTTTATGATAAATCAACTCCAATTGGACAATCTGAAGATGATAACGTTGAAGTTAGAAGATGGGGAACTCCAAGAGAGTTTACATTTGAACCAAAACCTCACTTTGAAATAGGAGAGAATTTAGAAATTCTTGATTTCGAAAGAGGAGCAAAATTAGGTGGATCAAGATTTGTTGTATATAGAGGAGAGGGAGCTAGATTAGAAAGAGCTCTTATTAACTTCATGTTAGATACTCACACTAGAGAGCATGGATATACTGAACATATTACTCCATTTATAGTAAATAGAGAAATTTGTGAGGGAACAGGTCAATTACCTAAATTTGAAGAGGATATGTATAAAACAACTGATGATATGTTTTTAATTTCGACTTCTGAAATTACTTTAACAAATTTACATAGAAAAGAAATATTAGATGAGAAAGATTTACCTAAATATTACACTGCATATTCTCCATGTTTTAGAAGAGAAGCAGGATCATATGGTAGAGACCTTAAGGGATTAGTAAGATTACACCAATTTAATAAAGTTGAAATGGTAAAATTAGCAACTCCTGAAACTTCATATGATGAATTAGAAAAAATGGTACAAAATGCTGAAACAATTTTACAAAGATTAGGATTGCCATACCGTGTAATTCAATTATGTTCAGGAGATATTGGTTTCAGTGCTGCTAAAACTTATGATTTAGAAGTATGGGTACCATCTCAAAATAAATATAGAGAAATCTCTTCTTGTTCAAACTGTGAAGGGTTCCAAGCTAGAAGAATGGGACTTAAATACAGACCAGAGGGAAGCTCTAAGAGTGAATTTGTTCACACTTTAAATGGATCAGGATTAGCAGTAGGAAGAACATTATTAGCTATAATGGAAAATTATCAGCAAGAGGATGGTTCATTCTTAATACCAGAAGTTTTAGTTCCTTATATGGGTGGACTAAATGTTATTAAAAAGTAG
- the fba gene encoding class II fructose-1,6-bisphosphate aldolase, which produces MAYNYKDLGLSNTREMFAKANKEHYAVPAFNFNNMEQMQAIVEACAEMGSPVILQCSTGALKYMTKEVVPMLAKAGVDRARALGSDIPVALHLDHGPDLEAVKLAISAGFSSVMIDGSHYDFAKNMEVTKEVVEYAHKFDVTVEGELGVLAGVEDDVVAEHHIYTDPEEVIEFVGNTSVDSLAIAIGTSHGAHKFKPGTNPKLELDVLTKVEEKLPGFPIVLHGSSAVPQKYVEMIKKFGGELKDAIGIPDSELKGAAQSGVAKINVDTDGRLAFTAGVREVFATKPGEFDPRKYLGVAREEMKKYYIEKIKTVFGSEGAYTKAAK; this is translated from the coding sequence ATGGCTTATAATTATAAAGACTTAGGTCTTTCAAATACTAGAGAAATGTTTGCTAAGGCGAACAAGGAGCACTATGCAGTACCTGCATTTAACTTCAATAATATGGAGCAAATGCAAGCAATAGTTGAAGCTTGTGCTGAAATGGGTTCACCAGTAATTCTTCAATGTTCTACAGGAGCTTTAAAATATATGACTAAGGAAGTTGTTCCTATGTTAGCTAAAGCAGGAGTAGATAGAGCAAGAGCTTTAGGATCAGATATTCCTGTAGCTTTACACTTAGATCATGGTCCAGATTTAGAAGCAGTAAAATTAGCTATATCAGCTGGATTCTCATCTGTAATGATTGATGGATCTCACTATGATTTTGCTAAAAACATGGAAGTTACTAAGGAAGTTGTTGAGTATGCTCATAAATTTGATGTAACTGTTGAAGGAGAATTAGGAGTATTAGCAGGAGTAGAAGATGATGTTGTTGCAGAACACCACATTTATACTGACCCAGAAGAAGTAATTGAATTTGTTGGAAATACAAGTGTTGATTCATTAGCAATTGCAATTGGAACTTCACATGGAGCTCATAAATTTAAGCCAGGAACAAATCCAAAATTAGAATTAGATGTATTAACTAAGGTTGAAGAGAAATTACCTGGATTCCCAATCGTTTTACACGGATCATCAGCAGTACCTCAAAAGTATGTTGAAATGATTAAAAAATTCGGTGGAGAATTAAAGGATGCAATCGGAATTCCTGATTCTGAATTAAAAGGAGCAGCTCAATCAGGTGTTGCTAAAATAAACGTAGATACTGATGGAAGATTAGCATTTACAGCAGGAGTTAGAGAAGTATTTGCAACTAAACCAGGAGAATTTGATCCTAGAAAATATTTAGGTGTAGCTAGAGAAGAAATGAAAAAATACTATATAGAAAAAATTAAAACTGTATTTGGTTCTGAGGGAGCTTACACAAAAGCAGCTAAGTAA